One part of the Myxococcales bacterium genome encodes these proteins:
- a CDS encoding glutaredoxin family protein: MTTNTTQKPTLYIITTCPRCRRVKEFLEQLGIDYDLVPVDLMSREERMAIVEKFRQFHPVVSFPIIETGDTILIGTNPDEVRQVFGGM, translated from the coding sequence ATGACAACGAACACGACGCAAAAACCGACCCTGTACATCATCACCACTTGCCCGCGCTGTCGCCGGGTAAAGGAATTTCTGGAACAACTGGGAATCGACTACGACCTGGTGCCGGTCGATCTGATGTCGCGCGAAGAGCGCATGGCCATCGTGGAAAAATTCCGCCAGTTCCACCCGGTGGTGTCTTTTCCGATCATTGAAACGGGCGATACCATTCTGATCGGCACCAACCCGGATGAAGTGCGTCAGGTTTTCGGAGGAATGTAA
- the pgsC gene encoding poly-gamma-glutamate biosynthesis protein PgsC: MTDILSLSVGIGLVVGMLFTELFGIASGGLIVPGYIGLYMTKPWDVAVTIGVSCLTFAIVRTLSSFLIVYGRRRSALMILIGYIIGSIIRSFADLPIEHLSVIGYVIPGLIAIWMDRQGVLQTMASLIIVSTIVRLILVIAVGTELLP, from the coding sequence ATGACCGACATTCTGTCGCTATCGGTGGGCATCGGCCTGGTCGTGGGCATGCTGTTCACCGAATTGTTCGGGATCGCCTCGGGCGGCCTGATCGTGCCCGGCTACATCGGCCTGTACATGACCAAGCCCTGGGACGTCGCGGTCACGATCGGCGTGAGCTGCCTCACCTTCGCCATCGTCCGCACTCTCTCGTCGTTTCTGATCGTCTACGGGCGGCGGCGTTCGGCGTTGATGATCCTGATCGGCTACATCATCGGCTCGATCATCCGCAGCTTCGCCGATTTGCCGATCGAGCACCTTTCCGTCATCGGCTACGTCATTCCCGGCCTGATCGCGATCTGGATGGACCGCCAGGGCGTGCTGCAAACCATGGCCTCGCTGATCATCGTCTCCACCATCGTGCGACTGATTCTGGTCATTGCCGTCGGGACGGAGTTGCTGCCATGA
- a CDS encoding undecaprenyl-diphosphate phosphatase: MISILQAALLGLLQGITEFLPVSSSGHLVIAQSLFHLQENSLFLDTILHLGTVMAILLFFRRDLGALVLSLRSPVRLGPAGAWRNDPHFRLLIWLGIGTLPAGLAGVLFNDWFEAAFNSPRMVGFAFFITASLLFLSRLARSNDVPLEKLGWRQALIVGLAQAAAITPGVSRSGSTIVAGLLSGLDREAAGRFSFLLAIPVILGAVLLQALKVEELPPGFAAVALTGFVVSLVSGYLSLHILLHFIRRGRLHWFGVYCVLAGLFALLLMH; this comes from the coding sequence ATGATCTCCATTTTACAAGCGGCGTTGCTTGGGCTTTTGCAGGGTATCACCGAGTTTCTGCCGGTCAGTTCCTCCGGCCATCTGGTGATCGCGCAATCCCTCTTTCACCTCCAGGAAAATTCCCTTTTTCTGGACACCATTCTGCACCTCGGCACGGTGATGGCGATCCTGCTCTTTTTCCGGCGGGATTTAGGGGCGCTGGTTCTTTCCTTGCGTTCGCCGGTGCGGCTCGGGCCGGCCGGCGCCTGGCGGAACGATCCGCACTTCCGGCTGTTGATCTGGTTGGGCATCGGCACCTTGCCGGCGGGCCTCGCGGGCGTGTTGTTCAACGATTGGTTCGAGGCGGCTTTCAATTCGCCGCGGATGGTCGGATTTGCTTTTTTCATTACCGCCAGCCTGCTCTTCCTTTCGCGGCTGGCGCGGAGCAATGACGTGCCGCTGGAAAAACTCGGCTGGCGGCAGGCCTTGATCGTCGGCCTGGCCCAAGCCGCGGCGATCACCCCCGGGGTCAGCCGCAGCGGCAGCACCATCGTTGCCGGCCTACTGTCCGGACTCGACCGGGAAGCGGCGGGGCGGTTCAGTTTCCTCTTGGCGATTCCGGTCATTCTCGGCGCGGTGTTGTTGCAGGCCTTGAAGGTGGAGGAACTGCCGCCGGGATTCGCCGCGGTGGCATTGACCGGGTTTGTGGTCTCGCTTGTTTCCGGCTATCTTTCGTTGCACATCCTGCTGCATTTCATTCGCCGGGGGCGCCTGCATTGGTTCGGCGTCTACTGCGTGCTGGCGGGATTGTTCGCCCTGTTGCTGATGCATTAA
- a CDS encoding pentapeptide repeat-containing protein, translating to MSLLKLTKDDVQSRLASDKKLTKVDLSGLYLVEVDFTGADLRGSTMNLTQFEKCIFNDVDFSHGNLDRAFFLGCGLSGASFTKTAAQGIIFRDCEMIEVKVQSAKWRLCHLNRVNCERALFKECDLQNSLFQGANFNGADFTQTSLSLCAFRNCQLKNANFTNADLDCAEMEGIDLSFADLTRTRLLATNLANANLSGAVFEKSLLIGTVLAGIDPKQLKLQNAYQDSLVYQESEEETATFQKEE from the coding sequence ATGTCCTTGCTCAAACTGACAAAAGATGACGTGCAGTCCCGCCTGGCCAGCGACAAAAAGCTGACCAAGGTCGACCTGAGCGGGTTGTATCTGGTCGAAGTGGATTTTACCGGCGCCGACCTACGCGGCTCGACGATGAACCTCACCCAATTCGAGAAATGCATCTTCAACGACGTCGATTTCAGCCACGGCAACCTCGACCGCGCTTTTTTCCTGGGCTGCGGCCTGAGCGGTGCCTCGTTCACCAAGACCGCGGCGCAGGGCATCATCTTCCGCGATTGCGAAATGATCGAGGTCAAGGTGCAAAGCGCGAAGTGGCGGTTGTGCCACCTCAATCGCGTCAATTGCGAGCGGGCGCTGTTCAAAGAATGCGATCTGCAGAATTCGCTCTTCCAGGGCGCGAATTTCAACGGCGCCGATTTTACCCAGACCAGCCTGTCGCTTTGCGCGTTTCGCAATTGCCAGCTGAAAAACGCCAACTTCACCAACGCCGATCTGGATTGCGCCGAAATGGAAGGCATCGACCTGAGTTTCGCCGACCTGACGCGCACCCGGCTGCTCGCCACGAACCTGGCGAACGCCAATCTGAGCGGAGCGGTGTTCGAAAAATCGCTGCTCATCGGCACCGTGCTGGCGGGCATCGATCCGAAACAACTGAAATTGCAAAACGCCTATCAGGACTCGCTGGTTTATCAGGAAAGCGAAGAGGAAACGGCGACCTTCCAAAAGGAAGAGTAA
- a CDS encoding response regulator codes for MSGNKRRKKRILIVDDDELMRELLEKTLVNAGFRASSVPNGLKLVACLEVARPDLILLDIHMSWIDGFELCRLIHQMPEYRSIPIIFISGRHDDETIKYGRSCGAVDFIAKPFDLIDLIRRVKIHLRLEPALDAQAVNAD; via the coding sequence ATGTCCGGCAACAAACGTCGGAAAAAGAGGATTTTAATCGTCGACGACGACGAGTTGATGCGCGAATTATTGGAAAAAACTCTGGTTAATGCCGGTTTTCGGGCCAGCAGCGTACCCAATGGCCTGAAATTGGTCGCCTGTTTGGAGGTCGCCCGCCCGGATTTGATATTGCTCGACATTCACATGAGCTGGATCGACGGCTTCGAACTGTGCCGGTTGATCCATCAAATGCCCGAGTACCGGTCGATCCCGATTATTTTCATCAGCGGCCGGCATGACGACGAAACGATCAAATACGGCAGAAGCTGCGGAGCGGTCGATTTTATCGCCAAACCTTTCGATCTGATCGACTTGATCCGGCGGGTAAAAATTCATCTGCGCCTGGAACCGGCACTGGATGCACAGGCGGTGAACGCGGACTAA
- a CDS encoding DUF342 domain-containing protein, which produces MSDEPEKEQSPAPEAAASSAGEKKDKLGGLDSHPAEAIVERLNNDMRATVQVIPPTGTGNHITVEMLKKSIADKKIVHGIDEEALQKIVLEKQYMKPVTVAVGDEPQNGIDAQLVYHFDKFIHRQDTSIDNFNRVDFKELSKIINTEPDEMLLEKIPPTDGTPGRTITGKVIRQVKGKDLRIRAGKGVRMDEAGLKWYSEIAGQVIYRNDQISVENIIELENINSETGNIRFKGTVVVKGIVEDGFVIDSTADVRIMGSVGASQVKALGEIAIVGGVFGKGHAKVESKEGNIYAKFTQDADLRAAKNIFIEEYSRNSTLRAGKSIHVVNENPNRGRILGGNASATEEIHCNNIGGEMEIPTKIMVGVSKEDLDRIAELEGVVEKRFNTLDQLRKSLFFIQREKGRLGGKLDQDREELYQRLLLTMTKMRLTAMNEAIELTALYESVYINKKSHLHIVNQLFPNVEVNIQLASMNVKKAITYATLTNNDGNIDVLPFMDHEHVLAQTDKR; this is translated from the coding sequence TTGAGCGACGAGCCGGAAAAAGAGCAATCGCCGGCGCCGGAAGCCGCGGCTTCTTCGGCGGGCGAAAAAAAAGACAAGCTCGGCGGCCTCGACAGCCATCCGGCCGAAGCGATCGTCGAACGTCTGAACAACGACATGCGGGCGACCGTTCAGGTCATTCCGCCCACCGGCACCGGCAATCACATCACCGTCGAAATGCTGAAAAAGTCGATCGCCGACAAGAAAATCGTCCACGGCATCGACGAGGAAGCGCTGCAAAAAATCGTCCTCGAAAAACAGTACATGAAGCCGGTGACCGTCGCCGTCGGCGACGAACCCCAGAACGGCATCGACGCCCAGCTCGTTTACCATTTCGATAAATTTATCCATCGCCAGGATACCAGCATCGACAATTTCAACCGGGTCGATTTCAAGGAACTGAGCAAGATCATCAACACCGAACCCGACGAAATGCTGCTGGAAAAAATTCCGCCCACCGACGGTACGCCGGGCCGCACGATCACCGGCAAGGTGATCCGTCAGGTGAAGGGCAAGGATCTGCGCATCCGGGCCGGCAAGGGCGTGCGCATGGACGAGGCCGGCCTCAAGTGGTACAGCGAAATCGCCGGCCAGGTGATCTACCGCAACGACCAGATCAGCGTCGAAAACATCATCGAACTGGAAAACATCAATTCCGAAACCGGCAACATCCGCTTCAAGGGCACGGTGGTGGTAAAAGGCATCGTCGAGGACGGGTTCGTCATCGACAGCACCGCCGACGTGCGCATCATGGGCAGCGTCGGCGCCTCGCAGGTCAAGGCACTGGGCGAGATCGCCATCGTCGGCGGCGTCTTCGGCAAGGGCCACGCGAAGGTCGAATCCAAGGAAGGCAACATCTACGCCAAATTCACGCAGGACGCCGACCTGCGCGCCGCGAAGAACATCTTCATCGAGGAGTATTCGCGCAACAGCACGCTGCGCGCCGGAAAATCGATCCACGTCGTCAACGAGAATCCCAACCGCGGCCGCATCTTGGGCGGCAACGCCTCCGCGACCGAGGAAATCCACTGCAACAACATCGGCGGCGAGATGGAAATTCCGACCAAGATCATGGTCGGCGTCTCCAAAGAAGACCTGGACCGGATCGCCGAGTTGGAAGGGGTGGTGGAAAAGCGCTTCAACACGCTCGACCAGTTGCGCAAAAGCCTGTTTTTCATCCAGCGCGAAAAAGGACGGCTGGGCGGCAAGCTGGACCAGGACCGCGAGGAATTGTACCAGCGCCTGCTGCTGACGATGACGAAAATGCGCCTGACCGCGATGAACGAGGCCATCGAGCTGACGGCGCTTTACGAAAGCGTCTACATCAACAAAAAGAGCCATTTGCACATCGTCAACCAGCTTTTCCCCAACGTGGAGGTCAATATCCAACTGGCTTCGATGAACGTGAAAAAGGCGATCACCTACGCCACGCTGACCAACAACGACGGCAACATCGACGTCTTGCCGTTCATGGACCACGAACATGTCCTTGCTCAAACTGACAAAAGATGA
- a CDS encoding radical SAM protein, translating into MEYEGMVIRPPSEARSLILQATFGCSHNRCTFCPTYKGTRFRIKDEDRLFAEIDEMAALRPWRRVFLADGDALIIPQARLVRILEKLRGTIRGLERVGIYGNAKSVEKKSVEELRELRRLGLGIVYFGLESGDDDTLAFIGKGKTAAEMIAAGRRVKESGIELSITVLLGIAGGRSREHAIHTGQVLTAIDPDYVGALTVMVVPNTPLWDLQESGAWTLPDEFTSLEELALMLAHTEMTRGLFMSNHASNYLPMRIAMPHEKEAALAELRDVLARRDRSVLKPEWWRAL; encoded by the coding sequence ATGGAATACGAAGGCATGGTGATCCGCCCCCCGAGCGAGGCCCGCTCGCTGATTTTGCAGGCGACCTTCGGGTGTAGCCACAACCGCTGCACCTTCTGCCCGACCTACAAAGGCACCCGCTTCCGCATCAAGGACGAAGACCGCCTCTTCGCCGAGATCGACGAGATGGCCGCCCTGCGGCCCTGGCGCCGCGTGTTTCTGGCCGACGGCGACGCGCTGATCATCCCCCAGGCGCGGCTGGTCCGCATCCTGGAAAAACTGCGCGGGACGATCCGCGGCCTGGAACGCGTCGGCATCTACGGCAATGCGAAATCCGTCGAAAAGAAAAGCGTCGAGGAACTGCGCGAACTGCGCCGGCTCGGCCTGGGCATCGTTTACTTCGGCCTGGAATCGGGCGACGACGACACCCTCGCCTTCATCGGCAAAGGGAAAACCGCCGCCGAGATGATCGCCGCCGGCCGGCGGGTGAAGGAATCCGGGATCGAACTGTCGATCACGGTGCTGCTGGGCATCGCGGGCGGGCGTTCGCGGGAACATGCGATTCATACCGGCCAGGTGCTCACGGCGATCGACCCCGATTACGTCGGCGCCTTGACGGTGATGGTCGTCCCCAACACGCCGCTGTGGGATTTGCAGGAAAGCGGCGCCTGGACGCTGCCCGACGAATTCACCTCGCTGGAGGAACTGGCCCTGATGCTGGCCCACACCGAAATGACGCGCGGCCTGTTCATGAGCAACCACGCCAGCAACTATCTGCCGATGCGCATCGCCATGCCGCACGAAAAAGAAGCCGCCCTCGCCGAACTGCGCGACGTGCTCGCCCGCCGCGACCGCTCGGTGCTCAAACCCGAGTGGTGGCGAGCGCTGTAG
- a CDS encoding ferredoxin:thioredoxin reductase has product MAKPQNAEQYFEVFRVHCERKGMHFNPNIEITWSLVEGLWTNKNRYGYPSCPCRLACEELEKDRDIICPCEYAPADIAEFGQCYCGLFVNQKYLEGKMELRLTPERRPFEKMC; this is encoded by the coding sequence ATGGCCAAACCGCAAAACGCGGAACAATATTTCGAAGTCTTCCGCGTGCACTGCGAACGCAAGGGAATGCATTTCAATCCCAACATTGAAATCACCTGGTCGCTGGTCGAAGGCCTTTGGACCAACAAAAACCGTTACGGCTATCCGAGTTGTCCCTGCCGCCTGGCTTGCGAGGAACTCGAGAAAGACCGCGACATCATCTGTCCGTGCGAATACGCGCCGGCCGACATCGCGGAATTCGGCCAGTGCTATTGCGGTCTTTTCGTCAACCAGAAGTACCTGGAAGGCAAAATGGAGTTGCGCCTGACGCCGGAACGCCGGCCGTTCGAAAAAATGTGCTAG
- a CDS encoding NAD-dependent epimerase/dehydratase family protein: MKILITGAGGFVGGHLIDHLAAQGDRVCGADFQPPNHPALEKSLALDVTDARAVAAVLAETVVDAVIHLAAVTFVPDAEDDPTRAIAVNVGGTANLLHALKAHRPQARLLLISTAEVYGAPEPERLPLTENSSVRPVNVYATTKWLAEEYARFARGRFGLDILVARPFTHVGPRQRPVFALSSFAQQIAAIAAGKQEPVIHVGNLQARRDILDVRDVVRAYRLALQTLPAGAVFNICRGEAREIGDLLAELIRLSGKDIEVRVDPHRLRQLDIPALRGSAEYLRQATGWRPEISWRKTLDDLRLYWTFDAETDKA; encoded by the coding sequence GTGAAAATCCTGATTACCGGCGCCGGCGGCTTTGTCGGCGGACACTTGATCGATCATCTCGCGGCGCAAGGCGACCGGGTCTGCGGCGCCGACTTCCAACCGCCGAACCACCCGGCGCTTGAAAAATCCCTGGCCCTGGACGTCACCGACGCCCGCGCGGTCGCCGCCGTGCTGGCCGAAACGGTCGTCGACGCGGTGATCCACCTGGCCGCCGTCACCTTCGTCCCCGATGCCGAGGACGACCCGACCCGCGCCATCGCCGTGAACGTCGGCGGCACGGCGAACCTGCTGCACGCGCTCAAGGCGCATCGGCCGCAAGCCCGCTTGCTGCTGATCAGCACCGCCGAGGTTTACGGCGCTCCGGAACCCGAGCGGCTGCCGCTCACGGAAAATTCCTCCGTCCGCCCCGTCAACGTTTACGCCACGACCAAATGGCTGGCGGAAGAGTACGCCCGTTTCGCCAGGGGGCGTTTCGGGTTGGATATCCTCGTCGCTCGGCCGTTTACGCACGTCGGCCCCCGGCAGCGGCCGGTGTTCGCGTTGTCCAGTTTCGCCCAACAAATCGCCGCGATCGCCGCGGGCAAGCAGGAGCCGGTGATTCACGTCGGCAACCTGCAAGCCCGGCGCGACATCCTCGACGTCCGCGACGTGGTGCGCGCCTACCGCCTGGCGTTGCAAACGCTGCCGGCGGGCGCGGTGTTCAACATCTGCCGCGGCGAGGCCCGCGAAATCGGCGATCTGCTCGCCGAGCTGATCCGGCTGAGCGGCAAGGATATTGAAGTTCGCGTCGACCCGCATCGGCTGCGGCAGCTCGACATTCCGGCGCTCCGCGGCTCGGCGGAGTACCTGCGGCAGGCGACCGGCTGGCGGCCGGAAATCTCCTGGCGGAAAACACTTGACGATTTACGGCTTTACTGGACATTCGACGCCGAAACTGATAAAGCGTAA
- the pgsW gene encoding poly-gamma-glutamate system protein: protein MKKLYWRPQRASLRVLWLVALLAIGGLFMVEKFRIQEEQPFFREKVRASQLAAECFKAIKDERLKRDIPIDPESDPTMSGLVGELLTPVTTNPGHLPSKQTAINPNFAAVVVHLLKRIGVAPGDVVALGISGSFPAENIAVLAAIQSLGLQPILISSVGSSQWGANNPKFLWPEMEQLLYDQHLINFRSVALSRGGLEDKALGMTKEGKEIIDRVIDRSGIAKIEAKSYAESVERRMEIYLASAGDKGIKAYINVGGGTASVGARLGRKLFKPGLNRTMPQGASEIDSVMARFIANDVPVIHIMNIDKLAQRYGLPLEPKTMPAVGQGKIFVREVHNRWLALGATVFLILVLIAFVRFDWGYRIFTAGSRERTSTRPQKMV, encoded by the coding sequence ATGAAGAAGCTTTACTGGCGCCCGCAGCGCGCTTCGCTGCGCGTTTTGTGGCTGGTGGCCCTGCTCGCCATCGGCGGCTTGTTCATGGTCGAGAAATTCCGCATCCAGGAAGAACAGCCGTTTTTCCGCGAAAAGGTGCGCGCCTCGCAATTGGCCGCCGAGTGCTTCAAGGCGATCAAGGACGAACGCCTGAAGCGCGACATTCCGATCGACCCCGAATCCGACCCCACGATGTCCGGCCTGGTCGGCGAACTGCTGACGCCGGTCACCACCAACCCGGGCCACCTGCCCTCCAAGCAGACCGCGATCAACCCCAATTTCGCGGCGGTGGTCGTGCACTTGCTCAAGCGGATCGGCGTCGCGCCGGGCGACGTGGTCGCCCTGGGCATTTCGGGTTCCTTCCCGGCCGAGAACATCGCCGTGCTGGCGGCCATCCAATCCCTGGGGCTGCAGCCGATCCTGATCTCCAGCGTCGGTTCCTCGCAGTGGGGCGCCAACAACCCGAAATTTCTCTGGCCGGAAATGGAACAGCTTCTGTACGACCAGCACCTGATCAACTTCCGGTCGGTGGCGCTCTCCCGCGGCGGCCTGGAAGACAAGGCGCTGGGCATGACCAAGGAAGGCAAGGAAATCATCGACCGGGTCATCGACCGCAGCGGAATCGCGAAAATCGAGGCGAAGAGCTATGCCGAGAGCGTGGAGCGGCGCATGGAAATCTACCTGGCCAGCGCCGGCGACAAGGGCATCAAGGCGTACATCAACGTCGGCGGCGGCACGGCGTCGGTCGGCGCGCGCCTGGGCCGCAAGCTGTTCAAGCCCGGCCTGAACCGCACCATGCCGCAGGGCGCCTCCGAAATCGACTCGGTGATGGCGCGTTTCATCGCCAACGACGTGCCGGTCATTCACATCATGAACATCGACAAGCTCGCGCAACGCTACGGCTTGCCGCTGGAGCCCAAAACCATGCCGGCCGTCGGCCAGGGCAAAATATTCGTCCGCGAGGTGCACAACCGCTGGCTGGCGCTGGGCGCGACGGTCTTCCTGATTCTGGTCCTGATCGCGTTCGTCCGCTTCGACTGGGGCTACCGGATCTTCACCGCCGGCAGCCGGGAACGGACCTCGACCCGCCCGCAAAAAATGGTTTGA
- the gmd gene encoding GDP-mannose 4,6-dehydratase yields the protein MKRALITGITGQDGSYLAEFLLEKGYHVVGMVRRSSTEKFERLEPIRDRLQITQGDLLDQLSLIRLVEEEEPDEIYNLAAMSFVPTSWNQPVLTAEFTGVGVTRMLEAIRLVNPKIKFYQASSSEMFGKVREIPQKETTPFYPRSPYGVAKAYGHFITVNYRESYDLFACSGILFNHESPRRGQEFVTRKVTTAAALIKLGKQEKLKLGNLDAKRDWGFAGDYIRAMWLMLQQGEPDDYVIATGETHSVRELAEIAFQRVGLDWQDYVETDPQYYRPAEVDFLVGDYSKAKERLGWEPRVNFRELVEMMVDADLVEGKRRMELGLL from the coding sequence ATGAAACGCGCACTCATCACCGGAATTACCGGCCAGGACGGGTCTTATCTGGCCGAATTTCTTTTGGAAAAAGGCTATCACGTGGTCGGCATGGTCCGCCGGTCCAGCACGGAAAAATTCGAACGGCTCGAACCGATCCGCGACCGCCTCCAGATTACCCAGGGCGATCTGCTCGATCAACTCAGCCTGATCCGCCTGGTCGAGGAGGAGGAGCCGGACGAAATCTACAACCTGGCGGCGATGAGCTTCGTGCCGACCAGTTGGAATCAGCCGGTGCTGACCGCCGAATTCACCGGCGTCGGCGTGACCCGCATGCTCGAGGCCATCCGTCTGGTCAACCCGAAAATCAAGTTCTATCAAGCCAGTTCCTCCGAAATGTTCGGCAAGGTGCGGGAGATCCCGCAAAAAGAGACGACGCCGTTCTACCCGCGCAGCCCATACGGCGTGGCCAAGGCATACGGCCACTTCATCACGGTCAACTACCGCGAAAGCTACGATCTGTTTGCCTGCTCGGGCATTTTATTCAATCACGAATCGCCGCGACGCGGCCAGGAATTCGTCACCCGCAAAGTGACCACGGCGGCGGCGCTGATCAAGCTGGGCAAGCAGGAAAAGCTGAAGCTGGGCAATCTGGACGCCAAGCGGGACTGGGGCTTCGCGGGCGATTACATCCGCGCCATGTGGCTGATGTTGCAGCAGGGCGAGCCGGATGATTACGTCATCGCCACCGGCGAAACCCATTCGGTGCGGGAACTGGCCGAAATCGCGTTTCAGCGCGTCGGGTTGGATTGGCAGGATTACGTCGAAACCGACCCGCAATACTACCGCCCGGCCGAAGTCGATTTCCTAGTCGGCGATTACAGCAAGGCCAAGGAACGACTGGGTTGGGAACCGCGCGTGAATTTCCGCGAACTGGTGGAAATGATGGTCGACGCGGACCTCGTGGAAGGCAAACGCCGGATGGAGCTCGGTTTGCTGTGA
- a CDS encoding ferritin family protein, protein MAEKNERALGMLKTALSMEEKGYQFYEKVVATSGNELGRRIFQMLKEDEITHVERIQRLFQQLSGGQDWTDDWKIVTVQQRDLSQIFHRLAEEHRQRLSAEAGDLEAIDVGLDFELKAVNFYREHLAHAQNELEREFIRAMVAEEELHHELLADMKLYLTDPNAWFREREKGGLDGA, encoded by the coding sequence ATGGCTGAAAAGAACGAACGGGCGTTGGGCATGCTGAAAACCGCCCTGTCGATGGAAGAAAAAGGGTATCAATTCTACGAAAAAGTCGTGGCGACTTCCGGCAACGAATTGGGCCGCCGCATTTTCCAGATGCTGAAAGAGGACGAGATCACCCACGTCGAACGCATCCAGCGGCTCTTTCAGCAGCTTTCCGGCGGGCAGGACTGGACCGACGACTGGAAGATCGTCACGGTCCAACAGCGCGACCTATCGCAAATCTTCCACCGACTGGCAGAGGAGCATCGCCAGCGGCTGTCCGCGGAGGCCGGCGATCTCGAGGCGATCGACGTCGGGCTCGATTTCGAATTGAAAGCCGTTAATTTCTACCGCGAACACCTGGCCCACGCGCAAAACGAACTGGAGCGCGAATTCATCCGGGCGATGGTGGCCGAGGAAGAACTGCACCACGAACTATTGGCCGATATGAAGCTTTACCTGACCGATCCGAATGCGTGGTTCCGCGAACGGGAAAAGGGCGGGTTGGACGGCGCCTAG
- the pseC gene encoding UDP-4-amino-4,6-dideoxy-N-acetyl-beta-L-altrosamine transaminase, whose translation MNEPLAIHGGRPVRRELLPYGRQAIDEADRAAVHEVLAGDWLTQGPAIARFEDAFAARFGAAHAVAFANGTAALHAACFAAGLGPGDEAVVPAITFAATANAALYVGARPAFADVDPRTGLISVASLKKALGTRTRAVLPVHYAGLPADLDEIMALAESRRLIVIEDACHAPGALFRGKPAGRWGHLACFSFHPVKHLTTGEGGMVLTDNPEYAERLRCFRTHGIAKDPAAVEREGGWHYEMRFLGFNYRLTDFQAALGLSQLGKLDEFLRVRREHAAAYDREFAALPGVAFLPVDEKRTCAYHLYPLLFDMDALTCDKRTLFAALRAEGIGVQVHYIPVPRHPFYRGLGYDPALTPGAETFFAREISLPLFVGLTAADRDDVVTAVHKVVAAFRR comes from the coding sequence GTGAACGAACCTTTGGCGATCCATGGCGGCCGGCCGGTGCGGCGTGAACTTCTTCCCTACGGCCGGCAGGCGATCGACGAGGCCGACCGCGCCGCCGTGCACGAAGTGCTCGCCGGCGATTGGCTGACCCAGGGGCCGGCGATCGCGCGCTTCGAGGATGCCTTCGCCGCCCGCTTCGGCGCGGCCCACGCCGTCGCCTTCGCCAACGGCACCGCCGCCTTGCACGCCGCCTGCTTTGCCGCCGGCCTCGGACCCGGCGACGAAGCCGTCGTTCCCGCCATCACCTTCGCCGCGACCGCCAACGCCGCGCTCTACGTCGGCGCCCGGCCGGCGTTCGCCGATGTCGATCCGCGCACGGGCCTGATTTCGGTCGCCTCCCTGAAAAAAGCGCTCGGCACCCGGACCCGCGCCGTGCTGCCGGTCCATTACGCCGGGTTGCCGGCCGACCTGGACGAGATCATGGCCCTGGCCGAAAGCCGGCGGCTGATCGTGATCGAGGACGCCTGCCATGCGCCCGGCGCGCTGTTTCGCGGCAAACCGGCTGGCCGCTGGGGACACCTGGCCTGTTTCAGCTTCCATCCGGTGAAGCACCTGACGACCGGCGAGGGTGGGATGGTGCTGACCGACAACCCCGAATACGCCGAACGGCTGCGTTGTTTCCGCACGCACGGCATCGCGAAGGACCCGGCGGCGGTGGAGCGCGAGGGCGGCTGGCATTACGAAATGCGCTTTCTCGGCTTCAACTACCGGCTGACGGATTTTCAGGCCGCGCTCGGCCTGTCGCAGCTCGGCAAGCTCGACGAGTTCCTACGCGTCCGGCGCGAGCACGCCGCCGCGTACGACCGCGAGTTCGCCGCGCTGCCCGGCGTGGCTTTCCTGCCGGTCGACGAAAAACGCACCTGCGCCTATCACCTCTATCCGCTGCTCTTCGATATGGACGCGCTGACCTGCGACAAGCGGACGCTCTTCGCGGCGCTGCGCGCCGAGGGGATCGGCGTTCAGGTGCACTACATTCCGGTGCCGCGCCATCCGTTTTATCGCGGCCTCGGCTACGATCCGGCGCTGACTCCCGGCGCCGAAACCTTCTTCGCCCGCGAAATCAGCCTCCCCTTGTTCGTCGGCCTGACCGCCGCCGACCGCGACGACGTGGTGACCGCCGTCCACAAGGTCGTCGCCGCCTTCCGGCGGTGA